Part of the Nicotiana tabacum cultivar K326 chromosome 20, ASM71507v2, whole genome shotgun sequence genome, ACCTTTACAATTGAGGTGTCCGCGAAAAGGAAAAAATGATTGAAAATTTATAGGACTCACCGGAGAAATAAGAAGAAGCAGATAGGGATGGACCTTACttctggaaaaagaaaagataaaactttgaggaggagaaggaggaggagaaagagggctgaaattgtttaaaaagtgggtacaagttaaaagttttaaaaaaaaatgggtataggttaaatgggggcgaccaaatagggcgccccgtacAATTTTTACCTTACTGACGAAGATTAAGAAGAAATGGATATTTTTTGCTGGGGAATATGCAAGCACAACAGTATAACAAAGCTCTCATTTCCTCAGGACAGAGTTTTGAAAGTTGTTCATAATTCAGCAAAGATgattatatacaactacaatatcatatcacttaaatataatttttatacaatatgtcttttgtatattttgtatttgatttatacacagtaaaaataaatttcatacaactaattatatattatacaacttatctataacttatctacaatttttacacattatttctacccagaatacaacttaaatacaaattttatagtaaatttatataatatgtcttttgtatattttgcaactgatttatacatagtaaaaataaatttcatacaactaattatatattatacaatttatctacaacttagctacaacttatttacaattttcttatattatttctactcagttatatacaacttaAATATCAAGTTCGAAGAAGAACTCAATTTATAATGAAGAAATGATAGTAGCTCTATGTTTTATAGGCTTTATCATATTCAGTCGGAAGAGTTTAGGCAATACTTTCAAAGTGACTCTCGACGGGAGAATCCATGCTATTCAGGAAGAATCGCAGCAATTCCCTGCAACTTAAATATAGTTTTTATataatattgttcaactttcatacaataattaaatatatatatatatatatatataaacataatacaatttttctataattttactacaactttactacaatttctgcaGTATAATGTATGCcatgtcgtcttcttcttcttcttcttcttcttcttcttcttcttcttcttcttcttcttcttcttcttcttcgagtttcaatctgaaattcagccaaaatcaagcctaatcttcaccaaaacaccctcaaaattgagataaactccaaacaatattttcaattgttttcaacaacacctaatccaaacaaataatggtttttgaaaatccaaattcgaattcaaaggttcaaagctttttaatggctatcaattatggaattgctgctctcttttcctttgctttacattactggaATTAGAGATTGAGAGATAGGGAgaattcccaattgtttgcaacaacactcaattcaaacaaataatatttttgaaaacccaaatttgaattcaaagcttcaaagctttttaatggctgtcaatggttgAATTGTTGCTCTCTTGTGCAAGATACGTGGGGGGAAGGGGGATGTATAGAGAGAAATGTGGGGGAGTGGGATTTGTATGCTACAGTGATTgtagtaattgattaattatccttAAATCCTAAAAATGTACATAATTGGTAATTTTGTATATAGGAGGTAATTAAagtgaaacttgagtagggagggtaataaagtttccaatAATGTATAAGTATGTAAAAATCCCCAAGAAATATGGGATAATTAATTCcaggattaaatttgagatgagtttatcccatgtttggttgTGATAAAATTGCGGAATAACTAATTTCGAAATTAGTTATCCCAAAATAATTAATCATACAATAACTTATTTCCCAACTAAACGATCCAACAGAGTATTAATATTGTATCTACTGCCTTTTATGACAATAAGTGGAACAACAATTTTAAAGAAAGAGGGACTATTAGCATAAAAAGGATCTTTTGAATACTGAATTTGTCATGCGTCATGTTAGAGTGTTAAGAGATAGACAGAATAGAATcgaacaaaaatagaaaattcgTATGGATGACTTAACTAATTTGGAATTTACGTAGAAGTGGTTGAGTTGTTAATGTTATGTATGTATATTTATTGAACCGGTACCCACTCAGGTTGTACTCGTACCTAAAGTAAATGACTAAATGCCTATTATAGCTTTGTTAGGCGAGGTATGTGACACCGCTTGGTTCCATATCCAAAAGTAAGGTGAAAGCAAATTAAAGTTCTGTATTATAGGAATATGATCCGCAATTGGCCTAATATTCGGCCTACTATATATTTCATCTAGTAGtaacaaaatggttaaaagaaaatagttaaccaTCTATATTATGCACTAAAAAATTGATTGTATAATGAACTTCTATaaacgggtcaaatatgaatAAGAACCACATTATCCATCAACGGGAAACTAATGGATATCAATAAGTTTAACTTTTACTTTTGTAAAgcttcaaattgggggttcctcaagtttgggagactaggaattctcccaaaagtgatcatattctagaagccatggataatatagTTACCTATATTATCAGCCgattaacccattttttatccgtattaaatatggatcgggtcggataatttatccgttttcgACCCGAACTATATCCTCCCCGCCCCGCCGGTTTGTCACTCCTAATTTCATCCTTTGGGGGTGTTGTGGTTGTCTTCTATGAATAAAGTTTATCAGTTTCCTTAGTTTAAGTGGGGAGTTTGGGAAGGGGCAGAACCATAATGCGGGCTACGAGTTCGGCCGAATCCCCTAGTTTTGGTTCAAATcctgtatttattttttaaaaatttattaattatgtacaaatattaatttagaacccagtaacttaaaaagATCAGAATTCCGAATTCATAAGTTTGAAATCATAGTTCCGCTGCTGAATTTGGGGATTCACTTTTTATCCAATATGTATCGTCTATGATATGAACTACGTTCGAATTATCTTCGAAATGCTTAACTAGTTACTCATATTACCTTTATAGTGTTGTCAGTGTATGGGAAAAGGCTGGTTTGCGATAGTTAGACGAATGACGAGATGATATGTGGGACTGACGATAGGTAAGATATGAGTCAGTAAATTATTGGCACCGGATACAAGCATGTGATCGGTGTTGATTGAGTTCTGAAGGCACTGAAACCGAGTGTCACGTTCCGAACTATCCCCTAGATGTGATTGGCACCCAGCTAAGATCACCTGCTGGGCAAACCCCTTTGTCATACGTTTAACCATTTACACAAACGCTGAGAGAAAATAAGTGCATGTCTAaaagtattattaataattaaagaCGAAATAGTTATCAACCAATATCTTAGTCAATTGATAGAAAAATCAACAATCACTCAAAAATCAACAATCATTCTAGCCCAAATCCCACACTAAAACCATAGAGCATCTAACACAGTAATGAGTTTAATTGTCGGGTATGCAAACTCCAAGGAAAAAAATAACTAACACGAACTAGATAATGCTGAAACGAAAGCCTCCACGAATAATGTGGTGGCTCACCTCAGCAATAAGATCCACTCGAACGAACTCATCAGCCACTAGCTCTATTTCCCGCAACAGCATCTGCATAGAAATGCATGTACGAAGTGAGTCACGCATAAATATAATCCCAGTAAGATCCTCGACCTACCACTTTGAATACCTCCggaacaagtgttagaaaatacaacATATCACAACAAGAACAATATGATAAATACGATGATTATataataactcaatatatgtaTATCAACATAGTTAATAAGAATTAATCAACAAGAGTACCCATATCTTAATACAGTACATACTAAGGACTTGTCATAATTGCagtgaaataaattaaccaaCACTTCTATAAGTCCACAACGGCACCACAATGCCTCAAATATGTAACAGAGCATACGGAATGCCCCAAATAAATCAAGAAATATACACATGCTCGAGTGACGTACAAAGACATACACAATGCCCCCAACATCATAGCTCACACCCGTATCAAACTATCAAACCCAACACCATGGCTCACAGTCGTATCAAACTATCAAACTCaacattttttttgtaattttttataaaataatatatttgcggcTAGTCAAAGACCACCAATTCTGCCAAGCGCAAGTTTGTTCTAATACATGGACCAAGCAGACAAAACATACTTTCAAAGCGGATTTTGGAAAAAGCAAGCATCAAACcttaaagtctcacttacctcgCTAACAAGAAGTTCTCCAACTTGCAACGCCTAAAATACCAACCAAACTACCTCAATCtatccaaaatattgaataaCACGTCCTAATTAGTCTAGGTGAATAATTTTCATAATCATAAGACAAGGCAAGATCAAAGTCAACCCCGATCCAATTAATAGATAATTTGTACACAAACATAGGTCAACAGTAGTACTTCAAAAAGTACCAAAAAAATATAGTAGCTTCAGAAAAACTATTTCATGACTAATACTAtcatataattattttacttCCTCATTGCCATTATCATTACTTTCAATCATTACATCAtgattaaaaattatattttatgtactaaataataaaaaatctaTAACTGTAGCTTCTTAAATATGTTCAATCCCCCAGCAATGTACGTTTTCCACAAATTTCTCATATATATCCTTTATAAGCTAATAATCATTACTATAATCATTAGTTCCCTCATTATTATCCAATCATCATTCAATCTTTATGTTTTCATAAAGCAAAAGCCGAAACCAGTATCCAAAATACTTTCCATGCAAATTCAATTTCTTGTACTGTTGTAAGAAAATACctgatttcttttgtttttttccaCGCCAAATTGTAGTCAACTAATTTTAACCCCCTTGTTCCACCATCCGTCCTATATTGTCATGTACCCTTTTTTCAGtgtggctatatatatatatggtggtTTTTGGCTGGCGAGACTGCTTCTACAGGGAAGGGGACTAGGGGAGGATGCTCGACAATAGGTccgaagagaaaatatttttactgacatggctTATTTTGATTGGCCGGTTACACTGCCACATAGCCGAGCTTGCACTTCACGAATATTCTCTGGGGCTGATTTTTTTGTGTTCAGTAGGTACACTTTGATGAGTAGTAGTTTGAGTACTTAATAGGTATAAGGGTTAGTTGAAGTGTTAAAATAACAATTGGAACCAACTTTAAGGGTCGGTCTATGTATTTGGCCTTGTATTAAATTATGATCAGATCTATTAGATGACATCTTCTCAGTTAAATCCAGCTACAAATCACTAGCTACTATTGAAAGTACTCAATACTCTTACAAATGGATTTGGAAGCTCAAAATCCCTTCTACAATATCTTTTTTCCTATGACTCCTTTCACACAACCGACTACTTACTGCTACATGCCTATCCCAATTAGGTATCATCACTTCCAATATTTGTAAGCAATGCCAAATGGATCCAGAAACTATTCCACATATCTTCCTCCAATGTCCAAAAGTTACCCAACTATGGACACATTTAAACATAATTCCTCCAACACCTTCTTATACGCCTCCTACAGGAACATCATCAAATCTTTCTCATAATTCACAATGGTTATATAACCTCATACATATGCCttcaaaatcaattccatataaCATCCCAAATACTGTCTTCTTTTCCTTTGCACTATGGCATATATGGAATGTTTGTAATAAAAACACATTggataatcaaaatatgaacatTAATCTTCATTTGATTCAAACTACGACTGCTGAATACTTTTTCCTAACCCCACAACACAGCCCCCAAAAAACAAACCATACCTCTTAATATCAAATGGCATCCCCCAACATCACCACCTTACTATAAACTAAATATCGATGGTGCATCTTCCCCTGCTCAAAACAGCTATGGAATAGGAGGTATTTTTCGCAACACACAGGGACACTGGGTCATGGGCTTCGCAAGAGGACCAACTCCAGCAACTGCCATCCAAACAGAACTACTAGCATTACTCAAGGGGTTGCAGCTTGCTGTGCGTCACCAATACACACCGCTTACCATCGAAACAGATGCACACGACATCCTGAGTATGTTAAATACGTCTAACATGCATCACACTAACATTTTAAATGACTGCAGGTTATTGCTTCAACAACTGGGTAGGCCTTCTCTACAACATGTCTACAGAGAGCAAAATAGTGTCGCAGATAGTCTAGCTCAATATGGGGCCAAGCAAGCAGTTATCAACAGTTGCATCTCTTTTGTCACACCACCACCTTTTATTGCAACTTTCTACAATCAAGATCTAGCGGGAACCATGAACATGAGACTTGTTAACATGAACAAACAACTTAACCCTAATTTGTCTCCCGTTTGTAATACTAATGTTTTGTGTAGTAATGCACCCATGTAGGGGCACTTGTAGTAGCTTCTAATAGTACTAGCTCTAGTTTACTATCTAACATGCCTCTAAGGTATCTAGCTCCATGTACTAATGTaatgttttaatattttaatataactCCTTCTTTccgaccaaaaaaaaaaaaaactaaaaccaCAATATTTTTTTGCTCTTCATATTAGGTCTTTTCATGTGGGTCAccagaaaatatatatataggtcTAGCTCTAACTTTTTACCAATATTTATCTCAATTACTTTATTATTCAACCAATAGATGTAATAATAAATTAGGCCCATTAACCATTTAAATAAATTTGAAAACTCTTAAATTAATCAGTTTATATAATTTTCGGTTATTACAACGAGAACAAAAATTTGAAAGAGGCATCGGTcggaaaagacaacattcattgAGCAGCCGTTATAAGAAATCTCTATATTAATGACCAACCGTTATACAATTATTAATAGGGGTTTTATTCTAATTCAAGAAAAGTTTGATTTGTCTCCCTGAATAGAGCTATAAATAGGAAATTTTGTATTCGTTGTTGGACATGAAACATTTTATACGCAAAAACTACAATCGACTCTTATTATATCAAATTGCTCTTTTTACGTTATTTTTAATATTGTTCTTGTTACTACTATCGGAGAAGCTAAACTCATAGCCAGGCTTGTATTACTTTTAAGTTACTTTATAATCTTATTTCTGTtcttatttcttccatatttctGGAACAAATTAATTCACGTGTCTATAAGCcacgttacaaattcaattgtactGTTTTAGGGGTAAATACTTTGACACCCACCGTGGGGGCATAAACAATTGTGTAATTGTTTTTGATCCATACATCTGTTATTAACAAATTTTGGTTCTTTTcttagcaaaagaaaaatcaTATATGACAGATAACGGTGTGAACAATGCTTACATcgttagcattcttctcccacttcTTCAAATCCTTAGCATCGCAGTCAACTCTTGTTTTGGAACATCCTCACCTTCAACATTCTTCTTGAGTGTTGACAGTGAGCCACCAGTGATTATATCTCATAGCTCATAATTTTTTGCCTGCAAATGATCTCTTGTTCTTACTTTCCACTATGAGTAGCACTGGCCattgaagagtggtggcctagcagtgaATTGCCCTTCCCAATTTTTAGGTGgtacactcatcttgatcttttcctaagatATTAGCTTCTTGAAGGACAACTTGCTCGGATACCATATATTCATTTAGCACTCCTTTAATTTATTGCTATGAAATACTGCCTCGCTCCCAAATTAGTTGTTATGATTAGCTTCTTGAAAGTTAATTTGACTAACTTTTGAAGCTATAGATAAACTCAATATTTTAAAACGAAAATTTAGATATTcaaaattatatgaaaaatactacaatgtgtgtattttcttatgtCCAATATGatggaaaaatatattttaaatattagccaaagttcataaagtttgacTCTCAAAAATTTTGGGATGGAGAGAGTACATGTACAATCGTAATTGATGTGGCAAATTTTATATCTCTTAAATAAAGAAAGTGACCTTGAGCTGGTATTCACCCTGGACCTAGATTTGCTCATGAAGTCACAAATACGATGATGTTTTCTTTTTCGTCGTTTTGTTCTTCTATCATGACCGAATTTGTTGTTAAAATTGTTCATATTCAGATATATAACATTCAATTACTCTTTACAATGGGTAATTGAAGGTGTTTCTTGGAAGTGTCATaacaaatttataaattcatgtAGAGATGAGTTATAAAGAATATAATGAATTACTAACTAATTTTTATCAAGCGGTatataaactttttatttttaaaattagataaaCATCATGAATGGAACATTATTGATAAATAGTCTAACCAATTAGTTATCATACTACCATTGATTAAATTTTCGTTAAAGAATAAGGAAATAAATAGACACGTCCAATTAAACAATACTAACTAATAAACcataaatttaatttaaatttctgATACCATGCTTTCAATTCATGAAACTCTCATAAGTGGATCTTGGACCGTTCAAAATGCTTGGAAAGCTTAATTTCCAAGTTAATGTTCACTTCAAAAATGCGGAGGAAGATTTTTTGTGAAAGgaatttaaaattatgaaaattatttttcaatacaatatagacaaaaaaaaatcttcaaattttgcGAAAACTGAGGTGGCAGTTGTTTGATTTTCTCTAAActcatttttcctattttaagttttaaaaattttcaaaacggTAACAAATTCGGAACTCTTACGTATTTGATTTTGAAGCAAACGCTAAAAACTATAAAAAGTCATTTGCACCCCTCTAGCCCATGCCGTTGGTTCAGAGCCGCTGCCTTGGCTAAAAATTTCCAGGCTTTCGTCAGACAGAACCGATAAAGGGTTTTTTGGTCCTTTCCGATTTTTCGTACTCCATATAAATATTTCCGACTTTTATCATCCTCTTCAAAATCCTTTGTCCTCCTCTTTGTTTCTGGAAACTTCTGTGAAGAAGCTCCAACCTCGTCACAGTTCAAATCACCGCCTAGCAAATACCTAATTCACAGGTTCGTTAATTTCTGTAAAGTGTATGCAATTTTGTAtcttttgagttttgaattttaAGTTTCGACGTATCATCGTTTGTTTGTGTATCTGCTGTGATTAGTTTGATTCTAATTTATCTTAAAAGGCAGATTAGGGTTTTCTAAAACGTAAAGGTTCTCTAAATTCCGTCTACTAAAAATTCCAAGCGAAACTGAAAAGCCTCTTGGCAATCACGGAACCTAATGGCAAAGTAATAATAGTAGTTAAGCCTTAAGCTTAATTAATTGATACTCAGTTGGTGGATGCTGAAtgattttgtttattttatttgtttaatgATGATTAGTAGAGTAATAACAATAACTAAGCCTTAAGCTGTTTTAACATTTAATTTCTGAATTATGCTGGAAAATAGCCTAATTCATGGAAGGATGGATATGCATAATAAAAGTTGTCTTAAAAGATCTACGGTCTATCCAGTACATGCAGATGAAGAACATAACGTAATGGAAGTAGAAGATCTATATATATAGGCGATACATGAATACCTATCCTTCCTGTATGAATACGCTAGAGAAACCTTTAGAGAAAAAGTAGCAGAGTGTCGGAATGAAGCATGTTCAAATGGAGTAGAATGGATATAGAGTATTCATACAGCTGATGCTAACCAGTTTCAGACTAAGacgtagcagcagcagcaacagtagtagtCAGGAGTATTTGTTGCATGAATGTGTATGAGTATTTAATGTGCACGCTCTTGAATAATCAGACATCCATATTAGGGATTTATGAATCATGTAGACCAGATCCCAAGTGGTTCAGTGTAAGTAATCACATTAGTAACAGGTGGGAGTTACTATGAGTAAACCTTAAGAACAAAGAGTGTGAGGGAGGAAGAACACCTCAAAGAGAAGAAACCTTTAGCTGTAAATTGACAATGTGGATATTAATGTGACTTTTAGTTAATGCTCAGTGCCTATTGTTCTAGCgtctatgttttttttttctttttggtttttcaaTTAGCTTTTGAGTCCACAGATGTAATTGTTTACAAGTAAAGAGGGAAAAGTTATTGCAGATTCTTTTGGTCATGAAATATTCAAATGAGAGTACATTGTTGAACGTGTTTCCTTTCTTGCTGTCCTTCATACCCCTCCCCCCATGGTTAGCTGTAATCATTTATTTGTCTTCTTGCTCTTCTCATTTCAGAAGTGCATTGGTGCATTGGAGTAGAAGCCAGTCCAGCGACTCCCATCATCTCAACATGCCGAAAGATAGAAGGATGAATTCCTTTTCCTTCAACCGGGCAAACGCATCTCCTTATGCTTGCAGCTCAAAGAATTCTGACCTCGAGTCCCAGAAATCTTTGCCACCAGTTGGGAATGAAAGAGAATGGGAAGAAGCTAGGTGTCCACTATGTATGGAGCATCCACACAATGCTGTCCTTTTACTTTGTTCTTCACAAGACAAGGGTTGTCGGCCTTATATGTGCGACACAAGTTATCGACATTCTAATTGTTTTGATCAATTTTGTAAGTCATCTGCTGTAGGAGCTCAACAAGAGGGAGATAATTTATCAGGAACTGCATTCCGCAGAGGAAGTTGGGGGCAAGCATTATCAGGAGCACCTAGGTCTCATGTGCAGCAGCAGCCTGAGCTTGTTTGCCCTCTTTGCCGGGGACATGTCAAAGGATGGATTATTGTAGAGGCTGCTCGTAATTTCATGAACTCCAAAACAAGGAGTTGTTCCTTGGAGACATGCAATTTCGCTGGTAATTATGCTGAACTAAGAAAGCATGCAAGGACTCAACATCCCTCTGAGAGGCCATCTGAAGCTGACCCTAGCCGACGGTCTGACTGGACAAGGTTGGAGCTACAAAGGGACTTTGAAGATGCTTTTACTGCATATCAGGCACCATTTGGTGATGACTTTCCAGGATATGACTTTCTAACTGAGCTGCCTCTCGACGATGGTCAATTTGACCTGTTAGATGGTTACTTAGAGGCTGAGGAGGTACTAAATGAAGACATCAATATGTTATTGGATTTTGAATTTGAGCTCTCGTTCTCTTTCCTGAATGAGTTCTCTTTGGTGCCTTCGGCATGGGATTGGGATGAGTCTCCTAGTTATGCTGGTGGGAGCGCCTATCAATCAGCGAGTAGTTCTAGGTCTCAAAACAGGGGATCTAGAAGATCAGCATCAAGGTCCAATAACCACGAGGCAAGGCCAACAGCTACAAGAAGCACAAATCTGTCATGGAGGCGCAGACCTAGCTCATTTAGGGAACGGAGACGGAACAGATGAATTTAACAATTGGTTATAACTATAGAGTTTAGCTCATGGCTTTTAGTTTGAGTTCCTATTTCTGCTAATCAACAATGAATGGAGGAACTTCCCCTTCCGCGATTCATCTAATCTTTATCTTCAAGTGAACATTGTTATGGTATATCTTGCATTCTTATTATGGACTGTTATAGTGTTGGTCCATGTCGTTCTTTCCTctaaaaatccaaattccaacTTTGGTATAATTTGCAAGTCTTTCTTCTACATATTTTAGAAGGCTATGTGTTGGTTTGAACTTAATTTACTAGAGCGTATAATGGTTCCACTTTTAGTATCTTCCTGCTCTTCCAGTAACTAGTAGTAGGATAGTGTATAATCATATCAATGAATACATAGCTTTAAAGAATtagattaatattatttatttgttttaatttagtttaactggatacaaaatttaagaaagtaagaaaagaagacttttgaaacataTGATCGTGTACATACCATTAATATTTGAGTGACTATAAAATTGtcattaaaagtaaaataaaaacgAATAGGGAGAAGGGTCAAATATACCCATCTACTATGAGAAAAAGATCAAGTTCACCCTTTGTTATACTTTCTGTCTAAAAATATTCTTGTTATTATACAATTGGATCAAATATACCTTCCTCCGTTAAAATTGTCTAAGGTGGACGCTCAATCCCACGTGACAATGACATTTTTGGCCACGTGGCATGCCACCTTATTGGACACATGGCATGCCAGTATAGGAATGCCAGATCTCATGCTCTTGTCATCAATTCCAACAAACTACGATCAATATGCTCAGTTTCATGCCTTAACAGGCGGTCTAAAGAAGAAATCATAGACATATCTTGTTCCCTGCAATAATTTTATGCGGAGACAAGACAATTAGTTTCTTGACACTGGTACAGAATGAAGAACAAGCATCTCCTGCTTCTACTGGATCTTTTAAGTGAAAATGAAGCAGATGCAACAAAAGTGTTGAAGCCcttatgtcacacctcctttttcactacacccccggAAAGGGGCACatgtataagagagtttttccaatttaagtgacaatcgaaacgggattattttatttaaaattcagagttgccacttgagagatttatggtgtcccaagtcaccggttcaaatcccgaatcgaggaaaagattgactctgtattacagtccgcgaaccagaaatccgagtaaggaattctgttaacccgggagaaggtgttaagcattctcgagttccgtggttctagcacggtcgctcaactgttattattagcataattatctgattttaatacatgtttagcGTATGGTATATTTTagcttattaaccgcttttaattaattttaggaagattcaacgttatctaaaacacgtcttgaaccacgccacataaaatgcacccgcggtctatgacacattttatttaacgttgttgagatttggatttgggttacatgaaatgcacacccgagtttaaggaaatcaatttaaatagtgtgcctaaagcaactacgcactttcaagttaaTAAaaggtttgcgagggccatgaaaaatttagTAATGACACACCTCGAACTATATAAACTAAATAAATTTAGTGGCCTATTAGCAACACTCCTATATTAAGAAAGTTTAGTAGCACTACACCCACAATGCCTAAGTAATTCATGGCTTACTTCTGTCTTCCTCATCACTAGAAAATATTGCATAAACACTGTTGCTTTGTTTATATTGTATTTAATGCAAGGCGCTAAAAGCCACACTTTGTAACACAAGCAATGCGGCTAATCAGAGTTAACTACATAAGACTAAAAAGAGAGTTGACaagcaatagaagaaaacccAACGTTAATGGACATAATTAGACAACGCACATAGCAAAACTATTGTAGTTAAATTTCCTAAAGTTGAATTCACCCACCCCGAAAACTTGCTCCTCCTCCTTACTTGCAAATAACCATCAATAATTGTACCCCAGGAAACCACATTTTGAGGCATCTCATTAAACAACATACTAGCATCCTTTAGACACccactaaaataaaataaatgaagcaAACCGATGGATAAGTGAACGAAATCCATAACCCCAACTTTCAATACCAACCCATGAAGCATTAAAAAAAATCTTCCTACTTCAATTCTTCAATATCGTTCTATACAAATGCTCTCAACCAACAAATATACTTATGGAATAATACAAATAGACAAACTTATATCTGAGTGTTTAACAAACGAATTAGCCTAACAAATAGACTAGGCATAAATAAGCACATCAAAGAACTGAAATGATGTCAAATTAGGAAGTAAAAGAGAAATGAACCTGAAATAGTCTTTTAACTAACGAAAATTCCAGCGACTAAACGGATGAAACTTACCGTATCTATGTCCGGATCTTGACATTGCGATAAAAGTCCAAATAGAACCAGGATCGAAACTACGAGCCTAACCTCGAACGGCAAACTCGGGATCTCTTGCAAACTCCATACAAGCAAAAATAAAT contains:
- the LOC107792147 gene encoding uncharacterized protein LOC107792147, whose amino-acid sequence is MPKDRRMNSFSFNRANASPYACSSKNSDLESQKSLPPVGNEREWEEARCPLCMEHPHNAVLLLCSSQDKGCRPYMCDTSYRHSNCFDQFCKSSAVGAQQEGDNLSGTAFRRGSWGQALSGAPRSHVQQQPELVCPLCRGHVKGWIIVEAARNFMNSKTRSCSLETCNFAGNYAELRKHARTQHPSERPSEADPSRRSDWTRLELQRDFEDAFTAYQAPFGDDFPGYDFLTELPLDDGQFDLLDGYLEAEEVLNEDINMLLDFEFELSFSFLNEFSLVPSAWDWDESPSYAGGSAYQSASSSRSQNRGSRRSASRSNNHEARPTATRSTNLSWRRRPSSFRERRRNR